A single window of Mangifera indica cultivar Alphonso chromosome 18, CATAS_Mindica_2.1, whole genome shotgun sequence DNA harbors:
- the LOC123201453 gene encoding alpha-soluble NSF attachment protein 2-like isoform X4, producing the protein MSDHLAKAQEFEKKAEKKIKSWSLFGSRYDDAAELYAKSANHFKLAKSWDRAGSLYVILSDCHLKIISMKLPLLVLMLQTVTRKLQTKDIEATTSANQCKLKVAQFSAQQEQYQKAIEIYEKIARQSLNINLLKYGVRGHLLNAGLCQLCRGDVVAITNALERYENLDLTFSRTREYKFLADLATTIEEEDVTKFTHVVREFDSITRLDPWKTTLLWRVKEALKAKELEEDDLT; encoded by the exons ATGTCTGATCATCTCGCGAAAGCTCAAGAATTCGAAAAGAAAGCGGAGAAGAAAATCAAAAGCTGGAGCTTATTCGGCTCTAGATATGATGATGCTGCTGAGTTGTACGCTAAATCTGCCAACCATTTCAAACTCGCCAAATCCT GGGACCGAGCTGGATCACTTTACGTCATCTTGTCCGATTGTCACTTGAAG ATAATAAGCATGAAGCTGCCATTGCTTGTGTTGATGCTGCAAACTGTTACAAGAAAACTTCAAACAAAG GATATTG AAGCAACAACCTCAGCCAACCAGTGTAAACTGAAAGTTGCTCAATTTTCTGCTCAACAAGAACA GTATCAGAAAGCGATTgagatatatgaaaaaatagCACGACAATCACTCAACATTAACTTGCTTAAATATGGAGTAAGAGGACATCTGCTTAATGCCGGCCTTTGCCAGCTTTGCAGAGGTGATGTTGTTGCAATAACCAATGCATTGGAGCGATATGag AACTTGGATTTAACGTTTTCTAGGACTCGAGAGTACAAGTTTTTAGCA GATTTGGCTACCACAATTGAAGAGGAAGATGTTACCAAATTCACTCATGTTGTCAGGGAATTCGACAGCATAACTCGGCTG GATCCTTGGAAGACCACACTTCTGTGGCGGGTTAAGGAGGCTCTGAAAGCTAAAGAACTAGAGGAAGACGACTTGACCTGA
- the LOC123202266 gene encoding uncharacterized protein LOC123202266, translating to MASITFGSSLTLLRSDCNDAVVSRPFRSAKFLSLNQKLKSFYYSSKMASLGVGVSRASGTEVLEDRTVEKEERGRVLKVGLVCGGPSAERGISLNSARSVLDHIKGDDLHVSCYYIDGDLNAYAISSAQVYSNTPADFDFKLESLAQGFGSLSEFAEHLAESVDIVFPAIHGRFGEDGGIQELLEKYNVPFVGTRSRECRQAFDKYNASLELSKQGFITVPSFLVQGSEVNESELSKWFMKNHLDPISGKVVVKPAVAGSSIGVTVAYGVTDSLTKATEIILKGIDDRVLVEIFLEGGSEFTSIVLDVGSGFDCHPVVLLPTEVELQFHGSGDVREKDAIFNYRRKYLPTQQVVYHTPPRFPVDIIKSIQEGASLLFKRLGLRDFARIDGWFLPSTTHIFSSSENKYGRTESGTILFTDINLISGMEQTSFLFQQASKVGFSHSNILRTVIHRACSRFPNLASNNSLSSHLPSKSNAAHLTKALNKREGCCKVFVIFGGDTSERQVSLMSGTNVWLNLLGFDDIEVTPCLLAPSIDYSSGIDPEKKDSDVSSREVWSLPYSLVLRHTTEEVLAACIEAIEPARAAFTSHLRSQVMNNLMEGLKKYSWFKGFDIPDELPKRFSLEEWIQIAKDVQATVFIAVHGGIGEDGTLQALLEAKGVPYTGPGVMASKTCMDKVATSLELNHLADKGVLTINKDVRKKEDLLNIPIAEIWHELTSKLQCETLCVKPARDGCSTGVARLCSAEDIAVYVKALEECLLRIPPNSFSRAHGMIEMPNPPPELVIFEPFIETDEIVFSSKSTNENANRLLWKGDSRWVEVTVGVIGKRQSMHSLTPSVTVKEGGDILSLEEKFQGGTGINLTPPPASIISNDTLEKCKQHIELIANTLQLEGFSRIDAFVNADSGEVLIIEVNTVPGMTPSTVLIHQALAEQPPMYPHQFFRTLLDLGSERYM from the exons ATGGCTTCAATCACCTTCGGTTCAAGCCTAACCTTACTTCGCAGCGATTGCAACGACGCCGTTGTCTCACGCCCTTTCCGTTCAGCTAAATTCTTGAGTTTGAATCAGAAGTTGAAGAgtttttattattcttcaaaAATGGCAAGTTTAGGAGTTGGAGTTTCGCGGGCCAGTGGTACTGAGGTGTTGGAAGATCGAACTGTGGAGAAGGAAGAACGTGGTAGGGTTTTGAAAGTCGGTCTCGTTTGTGGAGGTCCTTCTGCTGAGCGTGGAATTTCTCTTAACTCAGCTAGATCAGTGCTTGATCACATAAAA GGAGATGATTTGCATGTGAGTTGCTATTACATTGACGGTGATCTCAATGCCTACGCAATTTCATCTGCTCAG GTATATTCAAATACACCTgcagattttgattttaaacttgAAAG CCTTGCCCAAGGTTTTGGGTCGTTATCTGAATTTGCGGAACATCTTGCTGAGTCTGTAGATATTGTATTTCCTGCCATACATGGTCGATTTGGTGAAGATGGTGGCATTCAG GAACTGCTGGAAAAATATAATGTTCCATTTGTTGGCACAAGATCAAGGGAGTGTCGTCAAGCATTTGATAAG TACAATGCCTCCTTGGAGCTCAGCAAACAAGGATTCATAACAGTACCTAGTTTCTTAGtgcag GGAAGTGAAGTGAACGAATCTGAATTATCAAAGTGGTTTATGAAAAACCATTTGGATCCTATCTCAGGGAAAGTTGTG GTAAAACCAGCGGTTGCTGGATCAAGCATTGGTGTTACAGTTGCATATGGTGTCACTGATTCCCTTACAAAAGCTacagaaattattttaaag ggGATTGATGATCGAGTTCTAGTTGAAATATTTCTTGAGGGAGGGAGTGAGTTTACGTCCATTGTCCTTGATGTGGGGTCTGGATTTGATTGCCATCCTGTTGTTTTACTGCCAACTGAG GTGGAGCTTCAATTTCATGGCAGTGGTGATGTAAGGGAGAAGGatgcaatttttaattatcgGAGGAAATATCTTCCGACACAACAG GTTGTTTATCACACTCCGCCTCGTTTTCCTGTTGACATAATTAAAAGTATTCAGGAAGGTGCATCCCTGTTATTCAAACGGCTTGGACTACGTGATTTTGCTCGAATTGATGGATGGTTTTTGCCTTCTACCACtcatatattttcatcttcagaAAACAAATATGGGAGGACTGAATCGGGTACAATTTTATTTACTGACATTAACCTG ATTAGTGGGATGGAACAGACAAGCTTCTTATTTCAGCAAGCATCAAAG GTTGGATTTTCTCATTCAAACATTCTTCGAACTGTGATTCATCGTGCTTGCTCAAGATTTCCCAATCTTGCATCAAACAATAGTTTGTCAAGTCATTTGCCTAGTAAATCAAATGCTGCACATCTTACTAAAGCACTCAATAAACGTGAAGGTTGTTGTAAGGTTTTTGTCATATTTGGGGGGGACACTTCAGAACGGCAAGTATCCCTTATGAGCGGAACAAATGTATGGCTCAATTTGCTGGGATTTGATGAT ATTGAAGTAACTCCTTGTTTGCTTGCTCCTTCGATTGACTATTCATCTGGGATAGATCCTGAAAAAAAGGATTCTGATGTAAGCTCCAGAGAGGTCTGGTCACTGCC ttACTCTCTTGTGCTGAGACACACCACAGAGGAAGTCCTTGCTGCATGCATTGAAGCAATTGAACCGGCTCGGGCTGCATTCACGTCTCACTTAAGGAGCCAAGTGATGAATAATCTGATGGAAGGTTTGAAGAAATACAGTTGGTTTAAAGGGTTTGATATACCTGATGAACTGCCTAAGAGATTTTCATTGGAGGAGTGGATCCAGATTGCCAAGGATGTTCAGGCAACAGTTTTTATTGCAG TTCATGGGGGAATCGGTGAAGATGGTACTCTTCAAGCGTTGTTGGAGGCAAAAGGAGTTCCTTATACAG GTCCTGGTGTTATGGCTTCTAAAACTTGTATGGACAAAGTTGCAACATCATTAGAACTTAATCAT CTAGCTGACAAAGGAGTACTTACGATAAATAAAGATGTGAGGAAGAAGGAGGATCTATTGAATATACCCATAGCTGAGATTTGGCATGAGTTGACCTCTAAGCTGCAGTGTGAAACATTATGTGTTAAACCAGCAAGGGACGGATGCTCAACTGGTGTTGCAAGATTATG CTCTGCAGAGGATATTGCAGTATATGTAAAAGCATTGGAGGAGTGTCTTCTACGAATTCCTCCTAATAGTTTTTCAAGG GCACATGGAATGATTGAGATGCCAAACCCTCCTCCAGAGCTTGTGATCTTTGAACCTTTTATTGAGACTGATGAGATAGTGTTTTCATCTAAATCAACAAATGAGAATGCAAATCGCCTATTGTGGAAAGGAGACAGTAGATGGGTAGAAGTTACAGTTGGTGTTATAGGAAAACGTCAATCAATGCATTCATTGACACCCAGTGTTACTGTCAAAGAAGGTGGTGATATCTTATCACTTGAGGAAAAATTTCAAG gtGGAACTGGCATTAATCTCACTCCACCACCAGCATCAATTATTAG TAATGACACTCTGGAGAAATGTAAACAACACATCGAACTGATTGCCAACACTCTGCAATTAGAAGGATTTTCAAGAATTGATGCATTTGTCAATGCTGATAGTGGAGAG gtATTGATTATAGAGGTGAATACTGTTCCTGGAATGACTCCCTCGACTGTCCTGATACATCAG GCACTAGCAGAGCAACCTCCCATGTATCCCCATCAGTTCTTCCGTACGCTGCTTGATCTGGGATCAGAAAGGTACATGTGA
- the LOC123201453 gene encoding alpha-soluble NSF attachment protein 2-like isoform X2: MSDHLAKAQEFEKKAEKKIKSWSLFGSRYDDAAELYAKSANHFKLAKSWDRAGSLYVILSDCHLKSDNKHEAAIACVDAANCYKKTSNKGAISCLDRAVSIFLDIGRFSIAARYCKDIEATTSANQCKLKVAQFSAQQEQYQKAIEIYEKIARQSLNINLLKYGVRGHLLNAGLCQLCRGDVVAITNALERYENLDLTFSRTREYKFLADLATTIEEEDVTKFTHVVREFDSITRLDPWKTTLLWRVKEALKAKELEEDDLT, translated from the exons ATGTCTGATCATCTCGCGAAAGCTCAAGAATTCGAAAAGAAAGCGGAGAAGAAAATCAAAAGCTGGAGCTTATTCGGCTCTAGATATGATGATGCTGCTGAGTTGTACGCTAAATCTGCCAACCATTTCAAACTCGCCAAATCCT GGGACCGAGCTGGATCACTTTACGTCATCTTGTCCGATTGTCACTTGAAG TCAGATAATAAGCATGAAGCTGCCATTGCTTGTGTTGATGCTGCAAACTGTTACAAGAAAACTTCAAACAAAG GGGCTATATCATGCTTGGATCGAGCAGTAAGCATATTTCTAGATATTGGTAGATTCAGCATTGCTGCAAGATATTGCAAG GATATTG AAGCAACAACCTCAGCCAACCAGTGTAAACTGAAAGTTGCTCAATTTTCTGCTCAACAAGAACA GTATCAGAAAGCGATTgagatatatgaaaaaatagCACGACAATCACTCAACATTAACTTGCTTAAATATGGAGTAAGAGGACATCTGCTTAATGCCGGCCTTTGCCAGCTTTGCAGAGGTGATGTTGTTGCAATAACCAATGCATTGGAGCGATATGag AACTTGGATTTAACGTTTTCTAGGACTCGAGAGTACAAGTTTTTAGCA GATTTGGCTACCACAATTGAAGAGGAAGATGTTACCAAATTCACTCATGTTGTCAGGGAATTCGACAGCATAACTCGGCTG GATCCTTGGAAGACCACACTTCTGTGGCGGGTTAAGGAGGCTCTGAAAGCTAAAGAACTAGAGGAAGACGACTTGACCTGA
- the LOC123201453 gene encoding alpha-soluble NSF attachment protein-like isoform X3, translating to MSDHLAKAQEFEKKAEKKIKSWSLFGSRYDDAAELYAKSANHFKLAKSWDRAGSLYVILSDCHLKIISMKLPLLVLMLQTVTRKLQTKDIGELYELEQNNEKAILYFERASEYFENAEATTSANQCKLKVAQFSAQQEQYQKAIEIYEKIARQSLNINLLKYGVRGHLLNAGLCQLCRGDVVAITNALERYENLDLTFSRTREYKFLADLATTIEEEDVTKFTHVVREFDSITRLDPWKTTLLWRVKEALKAKELEEDDLT from the exons ATGTCTGATCATCTCGCGAAAGCTCAAGAATTCGAAAAGAAAGCGGAGAAGAAAATCAAAAGCTGGAGCTTATTCGGCTCTAGATATGATGATGCTGCTGAGTTGTACGCTAAATCTGCCAACCATTTCAAACTCGCCAAATCCT GGGACCGAGCTGGATCACTTTACGTCATCTTGTCCGATTGTCACTTGAAG ATAATAAGCATGAAGCTGCCATTGCTTGTGTTGATGCTGCAAACTGTTACAAGAAAACTTCAAACAAAG GATATTGGTGAGTTATATGAGCTTGAGCAAAATAATGAGAAGGCTATTCTATACTTTGAACGGGCGTctgaatattttgaaaatgcagAAGCAACAACCTCAGCCAACCAGTGTAAACTGAAAGTTGCTCAATTTTCTGCTCAACAAGAACA GTATCAGAAAGCGATTgagatatatgaaaaaatagCACGACAATCACTCAACATTAACTTGCTTAAATATGGAGTAAGAGGACATCTGCTTAATGCCGGCCTTTGCCAGCTTTGCAGAGGTGATGTTGTTGCAATAACCAATGCATTGGAGCGATATGag AACTTGGATTTAACGTTTTCTAGGACTCGAGAGTACAAGTTTTTAGCA GATTTGGCTACCACAATTGAAGAGGAAGATGTTACCAAATTCACTCATGTTGTCAGGGAATTCGACAGCATAACTCGGCTG GATCCTTGGAAGACCACACTTCTGTGGCGGGTTAAGGAGGCTCTGAAAGCTAAAGAACTAGAGGAAGACGACTTGACCTGA
- the LOC123201453 gene encoding alpha-soluble NSF attachment protein-like isoform X1, translating into MSDHLAKAQEFEKKAEKKIKSWSLFGSRYDDAAELYAKSANHFKLAKSWDRAGSLYVILSDCHLKSDNKHEAAIACVDAANCYKKTSNKGAISCLDRAVSIFLDIGRFSIAARYCKDIGELYELEQNNEKAILYFERASEYFENAEATTSANQCKLKVAQFSAQQEQYQKAIEIYEKIARQSLNINLLKYGVRGHLLNAGLCQLCRGDVVAITNALERYENLDLTFSRTREYKFLADLATTIEEEDVTKFTHVVREFDSITRLDPWKTTLLWRVKEALKAKELEEDDLT; encoded by the exons ATGTCTGATCATCTCGCGAAAGCTCAAGAATTCGAAAAGAAAGCGGAGAAGAAAATCAAAAGCTGGAGCTTATTCGGCTCTAGATATGATGATGCTGCTGAGTTGTACGCTAAATCTGCCAACCATTTCAAACTCGCCAAATCCT GGGACCGAGCTGGATCACTTTACGTCATCTTGTCCGATTGTCACTTGAAG TCAGATAATAAGCATGAAGCTGCCATTGCTTGTGTTGATGCTGCAAACTGTTACAAGAAAACTTCAAACAAAG GGGCTATATCATGCTTGGATCGAGCAGTAAGCATATTTCTAGATATTGGTAGATTCAGCATTGCTGCAAGATATTGCAAG GATATTGGTGAGTTATATGAGCTTGAGCAAAATAATGAGAAGGCTATTCTATACTTTGAACGGGCGTctgaatattttgaaaatgcagAAGCAACAACCTCAGCCAACCAGTGTAAACTGAAAGTTGCTCAATTTTCTGCTCAACAAGAACA GTATCAGAAAGCGATTgagatatatgaaaaaatagCACGACAATCACTCAACATTAACTTGCTTAAATATGGAGTAAGAGGACATCTGCTTAATGCCGGCCTTTGCCAGCTTTGCAGAGGTGATGTTGTTGCAATAACCAATGCATTGGAGCGATATGag AACTTGGATTTAACGTTTTCTAGGACTCGAGAGTACAAGTTTTTAGCA GATTTGGCTACCACAATTGAAGAGGAAGATGTTACCAAATTCACTCATGTTGTCAGGGAATTCGACAGCATAACTCGGCTG GATCCTTGGAAGACCACACTTCTGTGGCGGGTTAAGGAGGCTCTGAAAGCTAAAGAACTAGAGGAAGACGACTTGACCTGA
- the LOC123202366 gene encoding wound-induced protein 1-like, which produces MAVNSNNIETQVLESDTDMNVYPGIQNQAIVQSLYRALDDGDMDAVSKLLASDLEWWFHGPPKCQHMMRVLTGESSLQATFRFEPRSIEMVGDSVIAEGWEGAKAYWVHVWTVKDGLITQFREYFNTWLTVRDLRPPRCEVRRVNHTLWQSQPRDLVRRSLPGVLLAI; this is translated from the coding sequence ATGGCCGTCAATTCCAACAATATTGAAACTCAGGTGCTGGAATCTGACACTGATATGAACGTTTACCCTGGAATCCAAAACCAGGCGATTGTGCAATCACTCTACAGGGCATTGGATGACGGGGACATGGACGCCGTGTCCAAGCTCTTAGCAAGCGACCTGGAATGGTGGTTTCATGGCCCTCCAAAATGCCAACACATGATGAGGGTTCTCACCGGAGAGTCGAGCCTGCAGGCCACTTTCAGGTTCGAGCCAAGAAGCATAGAAATGGTTGGTGATTCGGTCATTGCCGAGGGATGGGAAGGAGCAAAAGCTTATTGGGTTCACGTTTGGACTGTGAAAGATGGTCTGATAACACAATTCCGAGAGTACTTCAATACATGGCTCACCGTAAGGGACCTGCGGCCACCGCGTTGCGAAGTTAGACGAGTGAACCACACTTTGTGGCAGAGCCAGCCGAGGGATCTTGTACGCCGCTCGTTGCCTGGCGTTTTGCTAGCAATCTAG